The genomic segment aagcAGATTCGTAATGaagaaatcaataatatatttattttcaggtTAAATTAAATCGTAATGTAGGCCCAAAGAAATTTCTCGGCCTTCCCACTATTTCAATAAACAGACAAGAGCGACGATACAAAGGTGATTTGTACGAGCCAGACTATTTAATTGTAAGTTCATTACTTAGTAAcagaaaagttatttaattactttatataaaatgttttcattgtaTTTTCAGAGTATGCAGCCAGATGAGCCTATTTACGATTGCTTAAATTTGCAATTAAAAGGCTATGATTTTGTGTTGCTTGAATCTTGTCAGAAAGAAATACACAGATATGCTGAAATAATGGGAATCCAAGTTGAGgaaaggttattttttatataaagatatttaatatatgcatttgtatatttttttattatattgtaattagttaaaaaaatcaaatgttgAAAGTTacacaaaatgtttttaaggatttttttattgccTATTTGGAAGAAGTCAAGCAGggttaaatctttttttaaatattttatttgagtaagactatcaatatataacaaaattcaaTACCTACAAACAAGTTATCTGAATGTGATACTTCTTTACTGTATCTAGTTTGTGTTAAACCAGTATCatcatttaaattgaaaatggagaagttaattttattatttattagaatattataggAAATTGTCATGGTAGTTCTTACATTTGAATATATTGTGTACACTACTACAGCATATGGACATAATTGCATTTTGGATACCATTAAAGAAATACACACTGAGACtgatatttttcctttttatagTTGGGCGACACCAGCACAGCAGTTGAATGTACAAAGATTTAAGCCAGGAAGCACAGCTGTTGAATCTGATTACCACctcaaaatatatgaaagaaaTGTACaggtatacaatatttattagtaactgtaatataattacaaattaataatgataaattggGAATATAGACCTATGTTTAGTAAAAAAGCCAAAGCtaacttttctttttaaaaagtaaaaagttgtAGCCTGTGATTGTTCCATTGCTGTACTAAGGTCTGCCCTCGCTTTAAGGCTTGAAGGCTTGCTGGTTTGTTATGATATTTGATGCTGACAATTTGATGATTATTTGGCTTGTTGATCGCATTCAGACAAATAGACAGAAATGGCCAGACCTCCTATAACACTTACTATATCAACATAGTTTTCATGTTTACTAtactttactgtactgtatgtgtACTACCACATATTATGTAATTCTTACAAATATAGTCATTCCTTTGTtgccaaaataatttttaatttcgttggTAATTGGAATGGCCAGTCATTCCGTATATACATTTAGGTCGTCTATAAAACGGTccatcgccaccaaccttggaaactaagattttatgacccttttgcctgtaattacactggctcactaatcttttaaaccgaaacataacaacaacatattgctgtttagcagttGAATATGTAATGAATGATATATAGtgaaagtcctaccaccaagtgaattttatattcattatatcagTAAGACATAGTTACACTTTTCAGGTGGTAGAAGTGCCTGCTTGGGCGCTTGGTACGCTACTTCGTGTATCCCGTGCCTTACTCCCCGAAGGATGTACGCTTAACGTACACGAGCACACGCCGGAACACGAAGAAGTACGATATGTCCCCGACAATGAATTGATTGAACTTAAGCAACAATTAGATGATATGGGGGGTAGCCGGACtgaaaagaaaaagaagaaatagtcacttaaaaatttatttattattgttttgtaagtaGTTATCTAGAAtctgaataaaaacattgaacatttgaatacatttgtttttctgtgttttttttataatacgatTTCATGAAAACCTTTTAACTTCTATTTACTAAAATTGCTCCGATTTAAGAAATTGATCAACCATTCGATGGATTATTTTTACGTAATATTGTTTAACTGAAACTAGTTTTGTCGCCGCTATGTAAAAATGCCCTTGAACTGGTTAGTTAGAAGAAAGAGGTTttaaagttggaagtgtgtatgctcccgtgtctcggaaagcacgtaaagccgatggtcctgcgcctgaactcggGAGTTCGTATCGcactgccgtcccatcggatttgaAAGCGAGTGAATAGAGAATACAATAACAGTAATAATCTGTGTTGGCGCACACGCTTATGCACTATAACTTGTTCTGAGCAGTAGGGtgatatctcttgagattggcagccgtggctgaaatcggtcagaaggacatCGTATAAATAACACCATAGTCAAATTCCCCTCCCATTAGATGGCAGGCGTCattatgtataaagtatattgttCGGCAGaaaaagcttataatatatttatttttgattaaaaaaacgatttaattgatattttaaaataagtgaaaAACTAGTTTTAATTTAGTGTAAGAACTTTTGACTTTGCTTTAAAAGTATTTAGCTATAAAACGATCACCTCGATCGGTTTATAtcgtttacattttaaaataattcgcaATGACTTATAAGCAAGCAAGTTGCAAGTagtataacaaaaatgtaaagtactttcaatattgttttctaatatatttagttgTTATTATGTGTAGTACTCTCGTTATTTATATTCTCCTTCAAAGTAAATgtcaacaaaattataaaacaaaacgagAACGGTTCGTATTGAATTAACGCAACCTAATACGATATCCATTGCTGTAACAAGTGGGTCGACAATCCTTTCCCCACATCGAAATAACCGCCTTCTAACTTGCAACATCGATCTGGATCGAATGCTTTCAAATAGCCTGAAAATGATAACGTTAAGTACCCTATCACTAAATATTACACAGACTCACTGTCTTATTAtgtttactataattatatgaacctacttatataatacttactGTATTTGGTTTTAGCTACACTAGACATTTgtgaataatttttaactatGTTAGCCAAGTGGaaaccgagatagcccagtggatagaacaaaggaatcaaagattgcgggttcaaaccatcactggattttcatgtgcttatttggGTTTAGCTTAGTAACGAAAAGATCaaccttttaaattatttgatttacgCTAAAGTTAGACTTAGTTTACTTAGTTAATTAaaccttaatttaaaatgacataATCATTGAACTAACCTAACTTGCCTTCCGCATCGGAATACTAATATTCAATtgctgatttttaaaaataataatgtttgtggtttgaatattgaattgaattatatttaattgaataatggATAGCATAAACATatctacttattaaatatatagcatataaGTACTCTACGATAaaaccttataatatttatgagtaattcttgtacatatatgtaggctaat from the Nymphalis io chromosome 10, ilAglIoxx1.1, whole genome shotgun sequence genome contains:
- the LOC126771364 gene encoding uncharacterized protein LOC126771364: MFTRKFINLVKLNRNVGPKKFLGLPTISINRQERRYKGDLYEPDYLISMQPDEPIYDCLNLQLKGYDFVLLESCQKEIHRYAEIMGIQVEESWATPAQQLNVQRFKPGSTAVESDYHLKIYERNVQVVEVPAWALGTLLRVSRALLPEGCTLNVHEHTPEHEEVRYVPDNELIELKQQLDDMGGSRTEKKKKK